One Arachis duranensis cultivar V14167 unplaced genomic scaffold, aradu.V14167.gnm2.J7QH unplaced_Scaffold_232525, whole genome shotgun sequence DNA segment encodes these proteins:
- the LOC107462096 gene encoding uncharacterized protein At1g08160, translated as MQEPSRTATGYPAPPFNHPNGGQPPPPSTTAYPYAAPPPYQPHPQYYNPQPYQQRYSPSRSFFRAFIATMICLAVVFGVVLIITWLVLRPSLPHFTITTFSVQNFSTTAQTVSATWHLTFLLRNNNHKMSVTYNVLRPSLFYHSNYLADSQLPPFKQDTRSENTLNATLVAVDAYLEPRAVTDLNAEKSSGSVTFDVQLLASASFRSGSWRFRPRVLKVLCRKVPVGLTSKSSSGQLVGGSRECQVWT; from the coding sequence ATGCAAGAACCTTCTAGAACCGCCACCGGTTACCCGGCCCCACCCTTCAACCACCCTAACGGTGGCCAACCGCCACCGCCATCCACCACCGCCTACCCCTACGCCGCACCTCCTCCCTACCAGCCCCATCCTCAGTACTACAATCCCCAACCCTACCAACAGCGCTACTCCCCTTCCCGCTCCTTCTTCCGCGCCTTCATCGCCACCATGATCTGCCTCGCCGTCGTCTTCGGTGTCGTCCTCATTATCACCTGGCTCGTCCTCCGCCCTTCCCTCCCTCACTTCACCATCACCACCTTCTCCGTCCAGAACTTCTCCACAACCGCACAAACCGTCTCCGCCACGTGGCACCTCACCTTCCTCCTCCGCAACAATAACCACAAGATGTCCGTTACCTATAACGTGCTTCGCCCTTCCCTCTTCTACCACTCTAACTACCTTGCCGACTCGCAGCTACCGCCGTTCAAGCAGGACACCAGGTCCGAGAACACGCTCAACGCAACCTTGGTTGCCGTCGACGCCTACCTCGAGCCACGCGCCGTGACCGATTTGAACGCCGAGAAGTCGAGTGGCTCCGTTACGTTCGACGTCCAGCTGCTGGCTTCCGCATCCTTCCGATCCGGTTCGTGGCGGTTCAGGCCGCGCGTGCTCAAGGTTCTCTGCCGGAAGGTTCCCGTGGGCTTAACGTCGAAATCCTCCTCCGGTCAGCTTGTCGGCGGATCCAGGGAGTGCCAGGTGTGGACTTGA